The following are from one region of the Dreissena polymorpha isolate Duluth1 chromosome 2, UMN_Dpol_1.0, whole genome shotgun sequence genome:
- the LOC127866090 gene encoding uncharacterized protein LOC127866090, with the protein MESTPSNLLRTPRVVCRMDGRDIFIEVEEASGRGTLWSSGRDLVIELGTMLPLDHGRVERAVEGQVSLARRRGRLGFVSEVRKYGHQILSDSFIKRVLAGPEKQRRTPGASLSGRPRGTVELPRSRPKPAPILTALDFPALPAQLGSEGVKVEPGVESLVPNPSSLDSLVLPVGSECGGGEG; encoded by the exons ATGGAATCTACCCCAAGCAACTTGCTTAG AACGCCACGTGTGGTTTGTCGCATGGATGGACGTGACATATTTATTGAGGTTGAGGAGGCCAGCGGTCGGGGTACGCTTTGGAGTTCGGGGCGGGACCTCGTCATTGAGCTGGGGACGATGTTGCCCTTGGACCATGGTAGGGTAGAAAGGGCGGTGGAAGGCCAAGTAAGTTTGGCCAGGAGGAGAGGGCGCCTAGGGTTTGTATCTGAGGTCAGGAAGTACGGCCATCAAATTCTTAGTGATTCGTTTATTAAGAGGGTGTTGGCCGGTCCTGAAAAACAACGGAGGACCCCTGGGGCTTCACTGAGCGGGAGGCCCCGGGGTACTGTAGAGTTGCCCAGATCGAGACCAAAGCCGGCTCCGATCCTGACAGCGCTGGACTTCCCTGCGTTGCCAGCGCAGCTGGGATCGGAGGGGGTCAAGGTTGAACCTGGGGTAGAGTCACTCGTTCCCAATCCTTCCTCGCTTGACTCACTTGTGTTGCCAGTAGGGTCGGAGTGTGGGGGGGGTGAAGGTTGA